One part of the Terrimicrobium sacchariphilum genome encodes these proteins:
- the rfbD gene encoding dTDP-4-dehydrorhamnose reductase produces the protein MSRIAILGARGRMGAAFARQWAQQHDVTALARPELDLSDLAALERLVKSLDYDILVNAAASTNVDRCETERDEATTVNATAVGLLARLAAERDARLIHISTDYVFDGEKDTPYVESDEARPLGHYGQTKLDGERLALAASPRHVVARVSWVFGPDKPSFVDMIVDRALKNPRVEAIADKISSPTSAEDSAEWLAAFFDPATPGGLYHACNSGPCTWQEYGQHALDCALQTGAPIQARTVEPIPLASMSAFVAPRPRQTALHTGKLTSVLGRPPRSWQDAVADFIQRKFR, from the coding sequence ATGAGCCGCATCGCGATCCTCGGCGCCCGGGGTCGCATGGGCGCAGCCTTCGCCCGCCAGTGGGCGCAGCAGCATGACGTCACCGCCCTCGCCCGGCCCGAGCTCGACCTGAGCGATCTGGCCGCGCTGGAGCGGCTGGTGAAATCGCTGGACTACGACATCCTCGTCAACGCCGCCGCCTCGACCAATGTCGACCGCTGCGAGACCGAGCGCGACGAAGCGACCACGGTGAACGCCACCGCCGTCGGCCTCCTCGCCCGCCTCGCCGCCGAGCGGGACGCCCGCCTTATCCACATCAGCACCGATTACGTTTTTGACGGGGAAAAGGACACGCCCTACGTCGAGAGCGACGAGGCGCGGCCCCTCGGCCACTACGGCCAGACGAAGCTCGATGGCGAGCGCCTCGCCCTCGCCGCCTCGCCCCGCCATGTCGTCGCCCGCGTTTCCTGGGTCTTCGGGCCGGATAAGCCCAGTTTCGTCGACATGATCGTCGACCGGGCGCTGAAAAATCCCCGCGTCGAGGCCATCGCCGACAAGATTTCCAGCCCCACCTCCGCCGAGGACAGCGCGGAGTGGCTCGCAGCCTTCTTTGACCCCGCCACCCCCGGCGGGCTGTACCACGCCTGCAACTCCGGCCCCTGCACCTGGCAGGAGTACGGCCAGCATGCCCTTGATTGCGCCCTCCAGACCGGTGCGCCGATTCAGGCTCGCACCGTGGAACCCATTCCCCTAGCCTCCATGTCGGCATTCGTGGCTCCGCGGCCGCGGCAGACGGCCCTGCATACCGGCAAACTCACGTCGGTATTGGGTCGCCCGCCTCGTTCGTGGCAGGATGCGGTTGCCGATTTCATTCAACGAAAATTCCGCTAA
- a CDS encoding 16S rRNA (uracil(1498)-N(3))-methyltransferase has product MHRFYLTPDQWNAPAPQLDQGESHHAVDVLRLGAGDRVVVFDGLGSEATAQIVAPEGKTIKLRLLAKAKTQPLPCAITLGQAVPKGKNMDFIIQKAVELGAARIAPLFSDRTVVQLDAADAEKKRTKWHETAIEACKQCGQNRIPEVLTPRTPKAFFESGDKYDLMLIASLQPDARRIKEVLAEVNKPANVLVLVGPEGDFTPAEISLAKSFGCQPITLGPIILRTETAALYCLSVLAHELF; this is encoded by the coding sequence ATGCACCGATTTTACCTTACACCGGATCAATGGAACGCCCCTGCGCCGCAGCTCGACCAGGGCGAATCTCACCACGCCGTCGACGTGCTGCGCCTCGGTGCGGGAGATCGCGTCGTCGTATTTGACGGCCTCGGCTCCGAAGCCACCGCGCAGATCGTCGCCCCCGAGGGCAAGACCATCAAGCTGCGCCTCCTGGCCAAGGCCAAGACCCAGCCGCTGCCCTGCGCCATCACGCTCGGCCAGGCCGTGCCCAAGGGCAAAAACATGGACTTCATCATCCAGAAGGCCGTGGAGCTCGGCGCCGCCCGCATCGCCCCGCTCTTCTCCGATCGCACGGTCGTGCAGCTCGACGCCGCCGACGCGGAAAAGAAGCGCACCAAGTGGCACGAGACCGCCATCGAGGCCTGCAAGCAGTGCGGCCAGAACCGCATCCCCGAGGTGCTCACCCCGCGCACGCCCAAGGCCTTCTTCGAATCCGGCGACAAGTACGACCTCATGCTCATCGCCTCGCTCCAGCCGGACGCGCGGCGAATCAAGGAAGTGCTCGCCGAGGTCAACAAGCCCGCCAACGTGCTCGTGCTCGTCGGCCCGGAGGGAGACTTCACCCCGGCGGAGATTTCCCTGGCCAAGAGCTTCGGCTGCCAGCCTATCACCCTCGGCCCCATCATCCTCCGCACCGAGACCGCCGCGCTCTACTGCCTGAGCGTCCTCGCGCACGAGTTGTTCTAA
- a CDS encoding WD40/YVTN/BNR-like repeat-containing protein: MNRLFSSFAKVLLLLVFLSGRLGADDLKYDWKPLKIGGGGWVTGIEVRADGAGPVFARTDVSGAYRWEPTSSSWKQIVTDASMPAEAVAYGCHGGVDSLVAAPGEPDVAYMAFRGQIYRSANRGDTWAATNFASQHAGMEPNGEGRLDGERLAVDPRDSRVVFFGSISDGLWRTSDAGATWQRVEAIPKGTEPHGVNTVVFDPSGGTVKTDDGAERTRVIYVTSNRAGVFRSEDGGATWTNVASAEQAGTGNVRDASIGPDGAYYVVYDNADGRAGAVWKRSPDGAWSDITPTAKEGGSKAYYGIAVDPRDAQRLALIVSGGQFFASTDQGATWSAHGFQYQSPTIQWLGKQENYWLSVGEIAFDGTGDLWLAEGFGVWHARDLTTPNIAWQAASEGIEETCGNDVIAPPGGKPLGAMWDVGVFRFDEPDAYTAKRAVPYFMSAWSLDWCPADPQFIAAVFRNHLGFEPHVNEAGFSTDGGVTWTLFPAVKEKAIPSGLEYGTLAISATSPDRMVWAPVQKVLPYFTKDRGATWQQARLGDGLKESGTGGYFGPQKPLCADRVTADRFYYYHTREGFFRSEDGGATFTKTAQSPPMGRVNSILKSVPGHAEHLLFAEGSQGNPPVGGLWRSEDGGESWAMLPGIEQAFNVGLGKPESEGGYPTIYVTGVAAGATGIYRSTDGGKTWDRIGQYPLGIFDWIDAMDGDKDVFGKVYIAFSGAGFAYGEPRPAGK, encoded by the coding sequence ATGAATCGCCTCTTTTCCTCCTTCGCAAAGGTCCTCCTTCTCCTTGTCTTTTTGTCCGGCCGACTTGGCGCAGATGATCTCAAGTACGACTGGAAACCGCTGAAAATCGGCGGCGGCGGGTGGGTGACGGGGATCGAGGTGCGGGCGGATGGGGCGGGGCCGGTGTTTGCGCGCACGGATGTTTCAGGAGCTTACCGGTGGGAACCCACGAGTTCATCGTGGAAGCAAATCGTGACCGATGCCAGCATGCCGGCGGAGGCGGTGGCTTATGGATGTCACGGCGGGGTGGACAGCCTGGTGGCAGCTCCGGGCGAGCCGGATGTGGCGTACATGGCGTTTCGCGGGCAGATTTATCGCAGCGCGAATCGCGGCGATACCTGGGCTGCGACGAACTTTGCCAGCCAGCACGCGGGCATGGAGCCGAATGGCGAGGGACGGCTCGATGGCGAGCGGTTGGCGGTCGATCCGCGCGACAGCCGGGTGGTTTTCTTTGGCTCGATCTCGGACGGACTCTGGCGCACGAGCGATGCCGGGGCGACGTGGCAGCGGGTCGAGGCGATTCCGAAAGGAACGGAGCCGCATGGAGTCAATACCGTCGTCTTTGATCCCTCCGGCGGCACGGTGAAGACGGATGATGGCGCGGAGCGGACTCGGGTGATTTATGTCACGTCGAACCGCGCGGGCGTCTTCCGCAGTGAGGATGGCGGGGCGACGTGGACCAATGTCGCGAGCGCGGAACAAGCCGGGACGGGCAACGTGCGCGACGCGTCGATCGGGCCGGATGGGGCGTATTATGTCGTGTACGACAATGCCGACGGTCGCGCGGGCGCGGTGTGGAAGCGGTCGCCGGATGGCGCGTGGTCGGATATCACTCCGACGGCGAAGGAAGGCGGGAGCAAGGCGTATTACGGCATCGCGGTCGATCCGAGGGACGCGCAGCGGCTGGCGCTCATCGTGAGCGGCGGCCAGTTCTTTGCGTCGACGGACCAGGGCGCGACGTGGTCGGCGCATGGATTTCAATACCAGAGCCCCACGATCCAATGGCTCGGGAAGCAGGAGAATTACTGGCTGAGCGTGGGCGAGATCGCCTTTGACGGGACGGGCGACCTGTGGCTGGCGGAGGGCTTTGGCGTGTGGCACGCGCGGGATCTCACGACGCCGAATATCGCCTGGCAGGCGGCTAGCGAGGGCATCGAGGAAACCTGCGGCAATGACGTGATCGCCCCACCCGGAGGTAAGCCGCTCGGCGCGATGTGGGACGTGGGCGTGTTTCGCTTCGACGAACCCGATGCGTATACGGCGAAGAGAGCAGTGCCGTACTTCATGAGCGCGTGGTCGCTGGACTGGTGCCCGGCTGATCCGCAGTTCATCGCGGCGGTGTTTCGCAATCACCTCGGCTTCGAGCCTCATGTGAACGAGGCGGGATTCTCGACCGATGGCGGCGTCACGTGGACGCTCTTCCCGGCGGTGAAGGAAAAGGCGATACCAAGCGGGCTGGAGTACGGGACGCTTGCGATTTCCGCCACGAGTCCTGATCGCATGGTCTGGGCTCCGGTGCAAAAGGTGCTGCCGTATTTCACGAAGGATCGCGGCGCGACGTGGCAGCAGGCGCGGCTCGGCGACGGACTAAAGGAGTCCGGCACGGGCGGGTACTTCGGCCCGCAGAAGCCGCTCTGCGCGGATCGCGTGACGGCGGATCGCTTTTACTACTACCACACGCGCGAGGGGTTCTTTCGCTCGGAGGATGGCGGCGCGACGTTCACAAAGACCGCGCAATCGCCGCCGATGGGGCGGGTGAATTCCATCCTGAAATCCGTACCGGGTCACGCCGAGCATCTGCTCTTTGCCGAGGGCAGCCAGGGAAATCCGCCGGTGGGCGGACTCTGGCGCTCGGAGGATGGCGGGGAAAGCTGGGCGATGCTGCCGGGGATTGAGCAAGCCTTCAATGTCGGCCTCGGGAAACCGGAGAGCGAGGGCGGGTATCCCACGATCTATGTGACGGGCGTGGCGGCGGGAGCGACGGGGATTTACCGCTCGACGGATGGCGGGAAAACCTGGGACCGGATCGGCCAATACCCATTGGGCATCTTTGACTGGATCGACGCGATGGACGGCGACAAGGATGTCTTTGGCAAAGTGTATATTGCCTTCTCCGGGGCCGGGTTTGCCTATGGCGAGCCGCGACCGGCTGGGAAATAA
- a CDS encoding alpha/beta hydrolase — protein sequence MNRFPFLAWAPFAIWAACSSLQSSEVRIERDISYLGPDRAEKMDAWLPAGEAANSPAVLVIHGGGWAVGDKADAREKNFCRTLAENGIAAFSINYLLDRVEKLPDGKARTVALGWPQNVEDCKSALRYLKAHAAEWRIDPRRIGVMGGSAGGHLALLLGTTADVAELNGSGLYRDQDNAIACIVDFYGTHDLRQFGHEHFRGGTPEETARNLDLASPKTHLSEHTPPILIVHGTADGTIPIGISRDLYRLVQEKGIVCEYIEVPDAPHSFDLQPKQRDLRPEVLAFLRRYLGLSS from the coding sequence ATGAACCGTTTCCCTTTCCTGGCTTGGGCTCCATTCGCCATATGGGCCGCATGCAGTTCCTTGCAAAGCTCTGAAGTGCGCATCGAGCGCGATATTTCGTACCTGGGGCCGGATCGCGCGGAAAAAATGGACGCCTGGCTCCCGGCGGGGGAGGCAGCGAATAGCCCGGCCGTGCTGGTGATTCACGGCGGAGGCTGGGCGGTCGGGGACAAGGCCGATGCGCGTGAAAAGAACTTTTGCCGGACCCTGGCGGAGAATGGCATCGCTGCCTTCTCGATCAACTACCTTCTCGATCGCGTGGAGAAGCTTCCCGACGGCAAGGCCCGCACCGTGGCGCTCGGCTGGCCGCAGAACGTGGAGGATTGCAAGTCGGCCCTCCGCTATCTCAAGGCCCACGCCGCCGAGTGGCGGATCGATCCCCGCCGTATCGGGGTGATGGGTGGCTCGGCGGGTGGTCATCTGGCGCTGCTGCTCGGCACGACGGCGGATGTCGCCGAACTCAACGGCTCGGGACTTTACCGGGACCAGGACAATGCCATCGCCTGCATCGTCGACTTTTACGGTACGCATGATCTGCGACAGTTTGGCCACGAACACTTTCGCGGCGGTACGCCGGAGGAGACCGCACGCAATCTCGATCTCGCCTCGCCGAAGACGCACCTCTCGGAGCACACCCCGCCGATCCTCATTGTCCACGGCACGGCGGATGGGACGATTCCCATCGGCATTTCGCGGGATCTTTACCGCCTCGTCCAGGAGAAGGGGATTGTGTGCGAGTATATCGAGGTGCCCGATGCGCCGCATTCCTTCGACCTTCAGCCAAAGCAGCGCGACCTGCGGCCGGAGGTGCTGGCGTTTCTTCGGAGATACCTCGGCCTGTCCTCGTGA
- a CDS encoding prepilin-type N-terminal cleavage/methylation domain-containing protein, with amino-acid sequence MKRGSQSGFTLLELLGSIAIVAILATVILSAAPRIFGQADVTRCVANQKYLFQLLQRYALENNGVLPAPTGASSWWTRLGLMENPTYEARNASKNKLFICPAAVKTFPGHKPMRTYAINTEGFSMTDAVPLVRNSRPATTLLLIDGKSNQDDASDTVAYFRATSWPRITDWVDARHDGKFNGLFLDGHVQLLSPTDPMLTEYVTNFGR; translated from the coding sequence ATGAAACGCGGATCGCAGTCGGGATTCACCTTGCTGGAGCTGCTCGGAAGCATCGCGATCGTCGCGATCCTGGCGACGGTCATCCTTTCCGCCGCTCCTCGTATCTTTGGCCAGGCAGACGTCACCCGGTGCGTGGCCAACCAGAAGTATCTCTTTCAGCTCCTGCAGCGGTATGCGCTGGAGAATAATGGTGTGTTGCCTGCTCCGACTGGAGCGTCCTCCTGGTGGACCCGACTGGGGTTGATGGAAAACCCGACGTATGAAGCCCGCAATGCCAGCAAGAACAAACTTTTCATCTGTCCTGCGGCGGTGAAGACATTCCCCGGCCACAAGCCGATGCGGACCTACGCGATAAATACCGAAGGTTTCTCCATGACCGACGCCGTGCCGTTGGTGAGGAACAGCCGCCCCGCGACGACGCTGCTGCTCATTGATGGCAAAAGCAACCAGGACGATGCCAGCGATACGGTTGCCTATTTCCGGGCGACCTCCTGGCCTCGCATCACTGACTGGGTGGACGCGCGGCATGACGGGAAGTTCAACGGGCTCTTCCTCGACGGGCATGTGCAGCTCTTGTCACCTACTGATCCCATGCTTACCGAGTATGTCACGAACTTTGGTCGCTAG
- a CDS encoding right-handed parallel beta-helix repeat-containing protein: MKRIVGWLFLLGLLVVAGFSVPRLLLSAREPSPSQSEMVTRDGSAILGEIVKAAGEGQARYVIPPGVYRIPGGPVAEGKEGCHWELIGLKDLEIDATGAVLIFAERGQHAIIFRNCRNVTLRGATLRRETPGFSQGRIEAIDPAGGYVDVRIDAGYPLDIDDVRFFPHFWSNVFEKDTGRWKTQLRAPTPYVMKHIEPDLVRIDTREIATTVPRIQPGDRLAWRGAVLDDIRLSRCAGMKILGVTIQGGAGMALHEMGGDGGNVYRDCKVTYCLKPSGAMDAPLIATNADGLHSSDVRQGPVIEGCLFEGVDDDAIAIHGNYSLVLEADGTRMVVCRFSEASNPLGANPGDLHRFYDRQGAFVGEARVVQARPVPGFVPATRPDAMYRIFQKMEKNLFVEYTLDRPVAAGEGWLASNQDTLGKGFVVRGNTIRDCFARGILPKSIDGTIEGNLIERTARAAIELLPEMTWWSESDYCRNVVIRGNTIRDVSPNRKTGPLRHPGALTIFAYRENGYTPAPGGHRDIVVEDNLFEDNSGPNILVAAASGVLIKDNRFVRPMSRPSDFGKDKGVDPSALIWLQSPAGVTLEGNVIEQPGSHLRTLAASPGQADLPVAGIVITEAGR; encoded by the coding sequence ATGAAACGCATTGTTGGCTGGTTGTTCCTTCTCGGCCTTTTGGTGGTGGCCGGGTTCTCCGTTCCACGCTTGCTCCTGAGCGCAAGGGAACCATCGCCGAGCCAGTCGGAGATGGTGACACGCGATGGGTCTGCGATCCTGGGCGAGATCGTCAAGGCGGCGGGTGAGGGGCAGGCGAGGTATGTGATCCCGCCAGGCGTTTACCGCATCCCGGGTGGTCCTGTAGCGGAGGGGAAGGAGGGTTGCCATTGGGAGTTGATCGGGTTGAAGGACCTCGAGATCGACGCGACCGGAGCGGTGCTGATCTTCGCGGAGCGCGGGCAGCACGCCATTATTTTCCGGAACTGCCGCAACGTGACCTTGCGCGGAGCGACGTTGCGCCGGGAGACGCCGGGTTTTTCCCAGGGGCGCATCGAGGCCATCGACCCGGCGGGCGGCTATGTCGATGTGCGGATCGATGCGGGGTATCCGCTCGACATCGACGACGTGCGCTTTTTCCCCCATTTCTGGAGCAATGTGTTTGAAAAGGACACGGGGCGGTGGAAGACGCAGCTTCGCGCTCCCACGCCCTATGTGATGAAGCACATCGAGCCGGACCTCGTGCGGATCGACACCCGCGAGATCGCGACGACCGTGCCGCGCATTCAGCCGGGAGACCGGCTTGCCTGGCGAGGGGCGGTGCTCGACGACATCCGCCTCTCCCGCTGTGCGGGCATGAAGATCCTCGGCGTGACCATCCAGGGAGGGGCGGGAATGGCCCTGCACGAGATGGGCGGCGACGGTGGGAATGTCTACCGCGATTGCAAGGTGACGTATTGCCTGAAACCTTCTGGAGCCATGGATGCTCCGCTGATCGCGACCAATGCCGATGGCCTGCACAGTAGCGATGTACGGCAGGGCCCGGTGATCGAGGGGTGCTTGTTTGAGGGAGTGGATGACGACGCCATTGCGATCCATGGCAACTACTCGCTGGTCCTCGAGGCCGATGGGACGCGGATGGTGGTGTGCAGGTTCTCCGAGGCGAGCAATCCGCTCGGGGCCAATCCCGGCGACCTGCATCGCTTTTACGACAGGCAGGGCGCGTTCGTCGGCGAGGCCCGGGTGGTGCAGGCGCGGCCTGTGCCGGGCTTCGTCCCTGCGACCCGGCCCGATGCGATGTACCGGATCTTTCAGAAGATGGAGAAGAACCTCTTTGTCGAGTACACGCTCGATCGGCCCGTGGCTGCGGGGGAGGGCTGGCTCGCCTCGAACCAGGATACCCTCGGCAAGGGCTTTGTCGTCCGTGGCAACACGATCCGCGACTGTTTCGCCCGAGGCATCCTGCCCAAGTCAATCGATGGCACGATCGAGGGGAATCTCATCGAGCGTACCGCGCGGGCGGCCATTGAGTTGCTACCGGAGATGACGTGGTGGAGCGAGTCGGACTATTGCCGCAATGTCGTGATCCGCGGCAATACGATTCGCGACGTATCGCCCAACCGCAAGACGGGGCCTCTACGCCATCCTGGTGCGTTGACGATCTTTGCCTATCGCGAGAACGGCTACACGCCTGCGCCCGGCGGGCATCGCGACATCGTGGTCGAGGACAATCTCTTCGAGGACAACTCAGGTCCCAACATTCTCGTGGCGGCAGCCTCGGGTGTCCTGATCAAGGACAACCGGTTCGTACGCCCGATGTCGCGCCCGAGCGATTTTGGGAAAGACAAGGGGGTCGATCCCTCGGCCCTCATCTGGCTGCAGTCGCCCGCCGGAGTGACGCTGGAGGGAAATGTCATCGAGCAGCCCGGCTCTCATCTCCGGACGCTGGCAGCCTCGCCGGGGCAGGCGGACCTCCCGGTTGCGGGCATCGTGATCACGGAGGCCGGACGATGA
- a CDS encoding PEP-CTERM sorting domain-containing protein has protein sequence MKIFLPLLAAVVWAGSLGTGSAAVIADFTDGNTTSAVDGYAGKAGGGWTGAWNNPTSNITYAATVTNTSPLKTGSGNYLSITASSPGSVSNSQASVNRQYSSGISLTQQVKFEFLFRADVISSQTRYTIFDAPTSQPATGANMTWEVALNGSTWYLYSGNGAGGGSEISTGLTATAGTTYAFSILADPTAKTFTVSIANTSGTVLYTSSTTTFRSSAASLGGYLTFSTVDSDPSSPTSLASSIDGISITQVPEPGMVTLLGLGGAAILLMRRRK, from the coding sequence ATGAAAATATTCCTCCCTCTTCTTGCGGCAGTAGTCTGGGCCGGGTCTCTCGGCACCGGATCGGCTGCGGTCATTGCAGACTTTACTGACGGAAATACGACGTCGGCTGTCGACGGTTACGCGGGTAAGGCAGGTGGAGGCTGGACGGGAGCCTGGAACAACCCGACGAGCAACATCACCTACGCGGCCACCGTCACGAACACATCGCCGCTGAAGACTGGCTCGGGCAACTACCTGTCCATCACGGCTTCGTCGCCGGGGTCGGTTTCCAACTCGCAGGCCTCCGTGAATCGCCAGTATTCCTCGGGCATCAGCCTGACGCAGCAGGTGAAGTTTGAGTTTCTTTTCCGGGCCGACGTCATCTCCAGCCAGACGCGCTATACGATCTTTGACGCTCCGACCTCCCAGCCCGCGACCGGGGCCAACATGACGTGGGAGGTCGCGCTGAATGGATCGACCTGGTATCTCTACAGTGGCAACGGGGCTGGCGGAGGATCGGAAATCAGCACCGGGCTGACAGCGACGGCGGGCACGACGTACGCCTTTTCCATCCTGGCCGATCCGACAGCCAAGACCTTTACCGTTTCAATCGCTAACACCTCGGGTACGGTGCTCTATACGAGCAGCACGACGACTTTCCGGTCCAGTGCTGCTTCACTCGGGGGCTACCTGACGTTCAGCACGGTGGATAGCGATCCCTCCTCTCCGACAAGCCTCGCCTCCTCGATCGATGGCATCTCCATCACGCAGGTGCCGGAGCCGGGAATGGTGACGCTGCTGGGACTCGGCGGTGCGGCTATCCTTTTGATGCGCCGTCGGAAATAA
- a CDS encoding LacI family DNA-binding transcriptional regulator yields the protein MKVTVEMIAREAGVSAPTVSRALKNDRLVHPQTRARIAAVAARLGYQGRSRRGRNQTEQVRILLLVASLTPYPPNEVLLSHLQGITAEVDNTGCQLTVEQITDKRAGKLSDPMNLPQAVRDGEIDIIISQGRHAPLDIAALAAHLPVVSLQWEYPGTRVDLAESFNARGISDLVATLAARGHRKMAWVEEHYPASFFRDRFSGFLQGCIDAGISPAEQPVLTYNQLLASEDAFLTTANQLKKDGVTALLCATDNVAREVALFCAGYGFRVPEDFSITGYDASVMTLPDGKILTSYDPCSIELGRAALRVCLQRIAEPSSARIIQSREGRIRHGDTVASV from the coding sequence ATGAAAGTCACTGTCGAAATGATCGCCAGGGAGGCAGGTGTGTCAGCGCCTACGGTCTCCCGAGCCTTGAAGAATGATCGTCTGGTTCATCCACAGACCAGGGCTCGCATCGCAGCGGTGGCCGCTCGGCTGGGGTACCAGGGGCGTTCGCGACGGGGGCGCAACCAGACCGAGCAGGTGCGCATCCTCTTGCTCGTCGCCAGCCTGACGCCTTATCCTCCGAATGAGGTGTTGCTTTCGCACCTGCAGGGCATCACGGCGGAGGTGGACAATACCGGCTGCCAGCTCACGGTGGAGCAGATCACGGACAAGCGGGCGGGCAAGCTCTCCGACCCGATGAATCTCCCGCAGGCGGTGCGAGACGGGGAGATCGACATCATCATCAGCCAGGGGCGGCATGCGCCCTTGGACATCGCTGCGCTGGCGGCTCACCTGCCCGTCGTGAGCCTTCAGTGGGAATACCCTGGCACGAGGGTCGACCTGGCGGAGTCCTTTAATGCGCGTGGCATCAGTGATCTGGTGGCCACTCTGGCGGCTCGCGGGCATCGGAAAATGGCATGGGTCGAGGAGCATTATCCGGCCTCGTTTTTCCGGGATCGATTTTCCGGATTCCTCCAGGGCTGCATCGATGCGGGCATTTCCCCGGCAGAGCAGCCTGTATTGACCTACAACCAGCTGCTGGCCTCGGAGGATGCCTTCCTCACCACGGCCAATCAGTTGAAGAAGGACGGGGTCACCGCGCTTCTTTGCGCGACGGACAATGTCGCCAGGGAGGTGGCGCTGTTTTGTGCCGGGTACGGGTTTCGGGTGCCCGAGGATTTCAGCATTACGGGGTACGATGCCTCGGTCATGACGCTGCCGGATGGCAAAATCCTCACCAGCTACGATCCCTGCTCGATCGAGCTGGGCAGGGCGGCGCTGCGGGTATGCCTCCAGCGGATTGCGGAGCCTTCCAGTGCCCGCATCATTCAAAGCCGCGAGGGCCGTATCCGGCATGGGGATACGGTGGCATCCGTGTAG
- a CDS encoding GIY-YIG nuclease family protein, translating to MYFTYVLRCSDGDLYVGSTSDLRRRLKEHEGGQVRTTSSRLPVELVYYEACLSESGAAQRERQLKTGFGRAYLKRRLA from the coding sequence ATGTATTTTACCTACGTGCTGCGTTGTTCGGATGGAGATTTGTACGTGGGTTCGACGTCCGATTTAAGAAGACGCCTGAAAGAGCATGAAGGAGGGCAGGTCAGGACAACGTCCAGTCGCCTTCCGGTTGAACTGGTTTACTACGAAGCCTGCCTCAGTGAATCAGGAGCTGCGCAAAGGGAAAGGCAGTTGAAAACCGGGTTTGGCCGCGCGTACCTGAAGCGACGCCTTGCGTGA
- a CDS encoding penicillin-binding transpeptidase domain-containing protein, whose protein sequence is MLALLLVAASLLPLPSGLIDKAFHGRSGAYVQIDVQTGARYESDARASAVKVAPCSTFKIWNSAIGLQLGLVASPDAPFWKWDGVKRDVAPGWNQDQTLRSAFAVSCVPAYQALARQIGKVRMQEWLDRLGYGDRDISSGVDVFWLPAPNRKTILLSAVEQAELTARLARGDVPFSTRTQAELKEVMKVQSTAKGTLYGKTGTGTDRGTRIGWFVGYVVSGGKTNAFACRLEGDGVMGTDARKAVESILAGQGLL, encoded by the coding sequence ATGCTCGCGCTCCTGCTCGTCGCCGCCTCGCTGCTTCCGCTTCCCTCCGGGCTTATCGACAAGGCCTTCCATGGCCGCTCGGGGGCCTACGTGCAGATCGACGTGCAAACCGGGGCGCGGTACGAATCCGACGCGAGGGCCAGCGCGGTCAAGGTCGCCCCGTGCTCGACCTTCAAGATCTGGAACTCCGCCATCGGCCTCCAGCTCGGCCTGGTCGCCAGCCCCGATGCGCCCTTTTGGAAATGGGACGGCGTGAAGCGCGATGTCGCGCCGGGCTGGAACCAGGACCAGACGCTGCGCTCGGCCTTTGCCGTCTCCTGCGTGCCCGCCTACCAGGCCCTCGCCCGCCAGATCGGCAAGGTCCGCATGCAGGAGTGGCTCGACCGCCTCGGCTACGGCGACCGCGACATTTCCTCAGGCGTCGACGTCTTCTGGCTCCCCGCCCCGAATCGCAAGACCATCCTCCTCTCTGCCGTTGAGCAGGCCGAACTCACCGCCCGCCTTGCCAGGGGCGACGTGCCCTTTTCCACCCGCACCCAGGCCGAGCTGAAGGAGGTCATGAAAGTCCAGTCCACCGCCAAAGGCACGCTCTACGGCAAGACGGGCACCGGCACGGATCGCGGCACGCGCATCGGCTGGTTCGTCGGCTACGTGGTGAGCGGCGGAAAGACCAACGCCTTTGCCTGCCGCCTCGAGGGCGATGGTGTGATGGGCACTGATGCCCGCAAAGCCGTGGAGTCGATCCTCGCCGGGCAGGGTCTGCTGTAG